The following proteins are co-located in the Phragmites australis chromosome 10, lpPhrAust1.1, whole genome shotgun sequence genome:
- the LOC133883327 gene encoding plant UBX domain-containing protein 4-like isoform X1, giving the protein MATGDSGRAPSAAAEQSLVESFCAVTSATPEEAAFFLENHNWVLESAVRSFYDSADGDGDANAADPAPPPPPRAAGGDAESEGEDYVGGGGDEDKDDEDAALAAAAAAAEERRRPVKRQKRSHDARGGSGSRSGGASGRGNVRTLFDLGGGKRGAGSDEDSEEDDEWAPPPEYYTGGEKSGMVVRDQSKRKNNADEIFKQAKRKGAKQGPFEARRRSSSSSNFTGTGRFLSGETVQPDALQPPEDIVHNIYFWRNGFTVNDGPLRSFDDPANASFLESIKNSECPIELEPADGKSKVNVNLVRKEEECPQEPVERAAPFQGEQTLMAPSDNTSNAAASTEATAPRRAITVDDSLPSTSLNIRFADGNRRVARFNTSHTIGDVRSFIDATMPEVSDYTLQAGFPPKPLDDTNKTIDEAGVANSLIIQFRQ; this is encoded by the exons ATGgccaccggagactccggccgcGCGCCGTCGGCCGCGGCTGAGCAGTCGCTGGTGGAGTCCTTCTGCGCCGTGACCTCCGCGACCCCCGAGGAAGCCGCCTTCTTCCTCGAGAACCACAACTGGGTCCTCGAATCTGCCGTCCGCTCCTTCTATGACTCCgcggacggcgacggcgacgccaACGCGGCCGATCCGGCTCCCCCGCCACCGCCCCGGGCCGCTGGAGGCGACGCGGAATCTGAGGGCGAGGACTacgtgggcggcggcggcgacgaggacAAGGACGACGAGGATGCCGCCCTCGCCGCTGCGGCTGCGGCCGcggaagagaggaggaggcccgtgAAGAGGCAGAAGAGGAGCCACGACGCGcggggcggcagcggcagcaggtCGGGTGGTGCGAGTGGGCGCGGGAATGTGAGGACGCTCTTCGATCTCGGTGGTGGCAAGAGAGGCGCGGGGTCTGACGAGGACTCCGAAGAGGACGATGAGTGGGCGCCGCCGCCCGAGTACTACACCGGCGGCGAGAAGAG CGGAATGGTTGTTAGAGACCAATCAAAACGTAAAAACAATGCGGATGAGATATTCAAGCAAGCTAAGAGGAAGGGGGCTAAGCAAGGCCCATTTGAGGCTCGCCGGCGATCTTCTAGTTCAAGCAACTTCACTGGGACTGGCAGATTTCTGTCTGGTGAAACTGTACAGCCTGATGCACTACAGCCACCAGAAGACATTGTTCACAACATCTACTTCTGGAGAAATGGTTTCACAGTAAATGATGGTCCACTAAGAAGTTTTGATGATCCAGCAAATGCATCCTTTTTAGAG AGCATCAAGAATTCTGAATGCCCAATTGAGCTTGAGCCAGCTGATGGGAAATCTAAGGTGAATGTGAATCTTGTTCGGAAGGAAGAAGAATGCCCC CAGGAGCCAGTCGAGCGTGCTGCTCCATTTCAAGGGGAACAGACTCTTATGGCACCTTCTGATAATACTTCTAATGCTGCTGCTTCCACTGAGGCGACTGCCCCTAGGAGGGCAATCACAGTGGATGATTCTTTGCCATCAACCTCTCTCAATATCAGGTTTGCAGATGGCAATCGCAGGGTTGCACGTTTCAACACAAGCCACACGATCGGTGATGTGCGGTCGTTCATTGATGCAACAATGCCAGAAGTCAGTGATTACACTCTGCAGGCCGGGTTCCCCCCTAAGCCGCTCGATGACACGAACAAGACTATCGATGAAGCCGGCGTGGCCAACTCGCTGATCATTCAGTTCAGACAGTAG
- the LOC133883327 gene encoding plant UBX domain-containing protein 4-like isoform X2 has protein sequence MATGDSGRAPSAAAEQSLVESFCAVTSATPEEAAFFLENHNWVLESAVRSFYDSADGDGDANAADPAPPPPPRAAGGDAESEGEDYVGGGGDEDKDDEDAALAAAAAAAEERRRPVKRQKRSHDARGGSGSRSGGASGRGNVRTLFDLGGGKRGAGSDEDSEEDDEWAPPPEYYTGGEKSGMVVRDQSKRKNNADEIFKQAKRKGAKQGPFEARRRSSSSSNFTGTGRFLSGETVQPDALQPPEDIVHNIYFWRNGFTVNDGPLRSFDDPANASFLESIKNSECPIELEPADGKSKVNVNLVRKEEECPEPVERAAPFQGEQTLMAPSDNTSNAAASTEATAPRRAITVDDSLPSTSLNIRFADGNRRVARFNTSHTIGDVRSFIDATMPEVSDYTLQAGFPPKPLDDTNKTIDEAGVANSLIIQFRQ, from the exons ATGgccaccggagactccggccgcGCGCCGTCGGCCGCGGCTGAGCAGTCGCTGGTGGAGTCCTTCTGCGCCGTGACCTCCGCGACCCCCGAGGAAGCCGCCTTCTTCCTCGAGAACCACAACTGGGTCCTCGAATCTGCCGTCCGCTCCTTCTATGACTCCgcggacggcgacggcgacgccaACGCGGCCGATCCGGCTCCCCCGCCACCGCCCCGGGCCGCTGGAGGCGACGCGGAATCTGAGGGCGAGGACTacgtgggcggcggcggcgacgaggacAAGGACGACGAGGATGCCGCCCTCGCCGCTGCGGCTGCGGCCGcggaagagaggaggaggcccgtgAAGAGGCAGAAGAGGAGCCACGACGCGcggggcggcagcggcagcaggtCGGGTGGTGCGAGTGGGCGCGGGAATGTGAGGACGCTCTTCGATCTCGGTGGTGGCAAGAGAGGCGCGGGGTCTGACGAGGACTCCGAAGAGGACGATGAGTGGGCGCCGCCGCCCGAGTACTACACCGGCGGCGAGAAGAG CGGAATGGTTGTTAGAGACCAATCAAAACGTAAAAACAATGCGGATGAGATATTCAAGCAAGCTAAGAGGAAGGGGGCTAAGCAAGGCCCATTTGAGGCTCGCCGGCGATCTTCTAGTTCAAGCAACTTCACTGGGACTGGCAGATTTCTGTCTGGTGAAACTGTACAGCCTGATGCACTACAGCCACCAGAAGACATTGTTCACAACATCTACTTCTGGAGAAATGGTTTCACAGTAAATGATGGTCCACTAAGAAGTTTTGATGATCCAGCAAATGCATCCTTTTTAGAG AGCATCAAGAATTCTGAATGCCCAATTGAGCTTGAGCCAGCTGATGGGAAATCTAAGGTGAATGTGAATCTTGTTCGGAAGGAAGAAGAATGCCCC GAGCCAGTCGAGCGTGCTGCTCCATTTCAAGGGGAACAGACTCTTATGGCACCTTCTGATAATACTTCTAATGCTGCTGCTTCCACTGAGGCGACTGCCCCTAGGAGGGCAATCACAGTGGATGATTCTTTGCCATCAACCTCTCTCAATATCAGGTTTGCAGATGGCAATCGCAGGGTTGCACGTTTCAACACAAGCCACACGATCGGTGATGTGCGGTCGTTCATTGATGCAACAATGCCAGAAGTCAGTGATTACACTCTGCAGGCCGGGTTCCCCCCTAAGCCGCTCGATGACACGAACAAGACTATCGATGAAGCCGGCGTGGCCAACTCGCTGATCATTCAGTTCAGACAGTAG